The nucleotide window GGGCTGTTGAGCACGCTGGAGAGCATCGCCACCCCTTGTTCGGTAAAGGCATAGGGCGGATAACGCCGGCCGCCCCACTGTTTTGAGCTCACAGATTGTGATCTCAAGAGAGTAAACTCCTCTTTGGTAAGCTGAAACATGAAATCTTCGGGAAAGCGGTCCCGGTGGCGTTTGACGGCCTGGACCAAAACCCGGGTTTCAACCTCATAAAGCCTGGCCAGATCGGCATCCAGGATAACTTTTTCGCCCCGGATCAATATGATGGACTGTTCAATCCGTTCAGCCGGCATGAGCGAAGGCTTCGTTTCCATATCCTGGATAACCTAACGTTAAATAGCGAATATTTTATTAAGTTGCTCGTTCCATGCTATTTTGATAAGTTTAGGAACATGTGGTTCTTCTAATAGCCGCATCATCTCTTTATTAAACAATGCCCTTCCAGCTTTGCCGATGGTAGCCAGCAACATTAAAATCCAATTTTTGATTTCGACAAAATTTACTTCATGACCCTGGGCAAAATATTGTCGAGCCTGCTCCATGGTTTCCGAGGAGGGAGGAGAAGTTTTTAAACAGAACAGATAATCCTCAATTCCGGCAGGGGCGATTTTTGTATTAAAGGTTGCCACAACTCGCGATCTGTCCACTGGGCGTTCGGTTACTTCAACCGCCATAAGCGTCTGCCCCTGGCTGGTAATGGTTATATCACCACCCGCGCCCGAAGCAACATCAGCGACATTAATATCTTGCGAATTTATTGTCCAATTTTGCAAGCCAAACAAATGCTTAATGGTAAAAAAGGTAGCTACTACTAAGATCAATGGAAATCTACCGCCGCTGGGAGTATTAAGCAGACCGGAAATCAAAGTGTCGTATTGGTCCAGGCTAAGTCTCTGTGGCCTAAAGAGCGGTATTGCAGCACTTTCCCGTAATTTAACAAACTTATACAAGTGGTATTGCAAAAAATTTCCGAGTTCAGCATCTACTGAAGTTGATTCTAAGTAATTTAAAAGACTAAGGAAAGCATCATAACCTTTTTTATCTCTCAAGCCATCCCGTGTAGTCAGATCAAAGCGGACCGAGCGTCGGAATACACTTAGATAGAGGCCATGAGTTGATGGAATACGCTTTTCATGTAAAAAGGGATTTATAACCTTTTCATCGAGGCTGCGACCACTGAAGGCGTTTGGCCCCAGATCTGTGTATGGTTGGCGGATATTAATAGATTTATCTAATATTCTGGCTAAAGTACAACCTAAAAGGACTTCACGATAGGCCTGGGTTTTAGATCGGAACAGAGTCTGTAAAGCAGTCTGGATATCGTCCCTTACGGGTAGGGCAGCCCCTTGGAGAACGGCTTTTTCAGCTGCAAGTATGGATTTTTCCAGCAACTCTCGAGCCAGATGGTAATCAATTGCAGACATGCTAATCAGGTTCCTTCAATAATTCATCCACAAAGCCTCTTGGCGTAACTTTTTTATAGAGTGACAATGCTTAGGAGGCGCGTCAAAGCGGCGCCAACCTTCATAAAGCTTATCCAAGATATCGCAACGATAACCAGAAACTGCTACTTTACCCTTGCAGTTGACCAATACTGTGGCTAGTTGGCGGTGCTCCAATTCATCCATCTCAAAGCCATAGGCTTTGCTATCTCCCCGTGTATCATGCACGTAAGGGGGATCGCAATAGAATAGCGTTCCTGCCCCATCATATAATTTGATCAGTTCAATTGCTGGACGATTTTCGATTTGTACTCGAAGCAAACGCAAAGCAATGTCAGGGAGATCTTCGACACTGCCGAGCCAGCGCGACACTACTCCAGACATCCCGGCTCGGCTAGTGTTCTTGCAATTTGCCCATCTTCCCAGGGTTGCGGTTTGGGCTAAGCCGGTTCTAGCCTGACGGGCGCGGACAAAAAACCGGCGGGCACGTTCAACCTCAGATAGGGAGCCGACATCGCAGTTTATAGCAAAGAAGAATTCTTCCCGAGAAAATGGCGTCAGGGCTATAGCCTGGATCAGCTCGTCTTTTTTGTCGCGCAAGATACGAAAGAAATTAACTACCTCTCCATCTATATCGTTATAAGTCTCAACCGGTGATGGTTCACGATTAAGGAGTACCGCCGCTGACCCTCCGAAAGGCTCGCAGTAGTGATGGCATTTAGGTAAGAGGGGTAAAAGCCAATCAAGATGGTTAAACTTCCCGCCGTACCAACCGAATACTATTCGCCTTTTGCGATTCCGGGGGCGAATGAGTTTGTTATTTTTATCCTCTATATCCAGAAAAATTGGTGACAGCGATTTCTGCACAACTTTCTCTCTTCCTAATCTTCGTCCCTGGATTTCAAAGCTAATATGGCTGCCAATTGCTTGACTAGATCCTGGGTAAACGTCTGCTGTGCGGCCGGAGATGCGGGGCGGCCCGATGCCAGATTTACCTGCGGGGTCAGCAATTGCGGGTGGTTCTGATATTCGGGCTTAGGCACCACCTCAAATTCCGGCGGGAAGCTGTTGTCGAAATACATCTGCTGAAAGGAGCTGAATTTGAGGGCATGGGCGGTGGCATCCAGCACCGCCTCTTCGTCCCGATTGACCAGACCGGCTCGCAGGGCCGCCCGCAATCCGGCCAGGGATTCGCCGCCCTGGGTGCAGGCAATGTGGCCGTTGCGGTTGGCCAAGAGCATCGAGTCCATGATCTCCTGTTCCGTGACCTGGACTACCGCAAAGCTGCCCTCGCCAGCCCGGCGCAGATACTCCTCTACCCGGTGGATGACCCGCGGCATGGAGACTGGCCGACCGATCATGGCGGCCTGGGCCACGCTCGCCTTGACGGTGACCGGAACGAAGATGCGCTTGGTGGGGTTCTGCTCCTGGTAATAGCGAAACACCGGGTCGGCATGGTGCGATTGTACCCCCAGAACCCGGGGCAGGGTGTCGATGATACCCAAATCATGGAACCGCAATAAGCCTTCCAGCACCGCGGTGATGTTCCCGGCATTGCCGATGGGGATCACGATAACCTTTTTTTTCAGGTGAAAATCGTACCACTGGGCGATTTCATAGGCATAAGACTCCTGCCCCCGGATGCGCCAGCTATTTTTGGAGTTGAGCAGCGCCACGTGGTAGCGCTCCGACAGGGCCTCCACCACCCGCATGCAATCGTCAAAGACGCCGGGAATCTCAAACACCCGGGTGCCGCTGCCCAGGGGCTGGGAAAGCTGCTGGGGGGTGACTTTGCCCTGTGGCAGCAGCACTGCCGAAGCTAGCTTATCCCCCAGATAGGAGGCATACAGGGCGGCGGCTGCCGAGGTGTCGCCGGTAGAGGCGCAGATCGCCAATACGCCCTCCAGGTTGCGGGTGCGGATGAGATAGTTGAGGTAACTCAAGGCGGCAGCCATGCCCCGGTCCTTGAAAGAGGCACTGGGGTTCTGGCCGTCGTTTTTGTAATAAAAGGCCATGCCGATTTCATTCTGCAGGCGGCTATTGGCGGCTACCTGGGGGGTATGGCCTTCTCCCAGATAGATGATGTCCTCCGGGGGCATGACCGGAGCAATCAGCTCATGATAAAGAAAAATACCTTTTACTGCTGCAATATTTAACATTTTCCGGTAATTGAACAGCCGCCGCCAGAAGCTGCCGGGCAGCTGCCAGAGGCGGTCAGCGGCCTTGTCCTCCAGCAAAAACAGGCCCTGGCAGCGGGGACAGGTATAGAGCAATTCATCAATGCCATATTCCGCCCCGCACTCCAGACAGCGATAGACCATTTCCCCCTTAGGGGTAGGGATGAGATAAGGTTGTAAATCTTCCGGAAAATCTTTGAGTTCCACAATCGCTCCTCAACCGCTCAGAGGGCTGGTCTGGGTAAGACACAAATCGCCCTCTAGACATTCAGATGATATTTCTTCAGCTTATACTGCAACAGGCTTTTGGTAATTCCCAGCAGTTCGGCGGCCCGAACCTGGACCTGGCCGGAATGTTCCAAGGCCCGCCGGATCATCAGTTCTTCAATGCGTTCCAGGGCTTCGGGTAAGGGGGTGTTGAGGGGGACCAGGCGGTCAATGTCAAACTCGCTTTCGGGCCGGGTGGTGGCCAGATTGGGGGGCAAATCAGCCGGAGTAATGACGTCGCCACTGCGAAGAATTACGGCCCGTTCGATGACATTTTCCAATTCCCGGACATTACCCGGCCAAGAATGCCGGGTTAAGATTCTCATGGTCTCCGGATCCACCCGGACTTCGCCCTGAGCGTTTTCCTGGGTATATTTTTGAATAAAATGAGTCACGAGGAGCGGGATATCCTCGGGCCGCTGGCGCAGCGGCGGAATCTCCAGGTGGACCACATTAAGGCGGTAAAACAGGTCTTCTCGAAAATTCCCTTCGTCGACTTCGGCTTTTAAATCCCGATTAGAAGCGGCCACTAGGCGCACGTCCACCCGCAGGGTACGCGATCCGCCTACCCGCTCAAACTCCATTTCCTGCAGGACTCGCAGTAATTTGACCTGCAGGGCCGGAGACATCTCGGTCACTTCGTCCAGGAACAGGGTGCCGCCGTCGGCCAGCTCAAACCGGCCTTTGCGGAGGGCCACGGCGTGGGTGAAGGCACCTTTTTCATGGCCGAAAAGCTCACTTTCCAGCAGGGTCTCGGTCAAGGCCCCGCAATTTACCGAGATAAAGGGCCTTTGGCTGCGGGGGCTGCGTTGATGAATGGCCCGGGCGATCAGCTCCTTACCAGTGCCACTTTCGCCAGTGATCAGGACCGTTACCCGAGTTTGGGCCACTTTTTCTACCAGGGCAAAGATCTCCTGCATGGCCCGGCTGTTGCCGACAATATTCTCGAACCGGTACTTTTGGGCCAGGTCCTGACGGAGACGTCGGTTCTCGTCCAGAAGATGCCGTAATTCCAAGGCCTTGGCAATAGTGACGAGAATCTCCTCGTTTTTGAAGGGCTTGGTGATGTAGTCGAAGGCCCCTTTTTTCATGGCCTCCACCGCTTTTTCCACCGTGCCGAAGGCGGTCATGATGATTACCGGCAAGTCGGGATTAAGGTGCTGGATTTCTTCCATCAATTCGATGCCGCTGACTCTGGGCATTTTCATATCGGTGATGATCAGATCCAGATCATTATGGCGGACAATCTTCTGGGCTTCGGTGGCGCTTTCGGCGGTCAGCACTTCGTATCCAGCCCCGGAAAGCAAGGCCTCCATGACCAGCAGATAATTTTTTTCATCATCAACAACCAGGATGGTATCCATAAATTCCCTGGAAATTTTAGTTTGGAGTCCGAACGCCTAATTATCACTCAGATCATAAAATAAAATAAATGAATAGGGGTCAGAAAAAAGCTC belongs to Deltaproteobacteria bacterium and includes:
- a CDS encoding restriction endonuclease, SacI family translates to MSAIDYHLARELLEKSILAAEKAVLQGAALPVRDDIQTALQTLFRSKTQAYREVLLGCTLARILDKSINIRQPYTDLGPNAFSGRSLDEKVINPFLHEKRIPSTHGLYLSVFRRSVRFDLTTRDGLRDKKGYDAFLSLLNYLESTSVDAELGNFLQYHLYKFVKLRESAAIPLFRPQRLSLDQYDTLISGLLNTPSGGRFPLILVVATFFTIKHLFGLQNWTINSQDINVADVASGAGGDITITSQGQTLMAVEVTERPVDRSRVVATFNTKIAPAGIEDYLFCLKTSPPSSETMEQARQYFAQGHEVNFVEIKNWILMLLATIGKAGRALFNKEMMRLLEEPHVPKLIKIAWNEQLNKIFAI
- a CDS encoding ORF6N domain-containing protein, which codes for METKPSLMPAERIEQSIILIRGEKVILDADLARLYEVETRVLVQAVKRHRDRFPEDFMFQLTKEEFTLLRSQSVSSKQWGGRRYPPYAFTEQGVAMLSSVLNSPRAIQVNIEIIRTFIRLRRMLATHKELAQKLAALEKKYDAQFQIVFEAIHQLMTPPAPKRRRIGFLGE
- a CDS encoding sigma-54-dependent Fis family transcriptional regulator — encoded protein: MDTILVVDDEKNYLLVMEALLSGAGYEVLTAESATEAQKIVRHNDLDLIITDMKMPRVSGIELMEEIQHLNPDLPVIIMTAFGTVEKAVEAMKKGAFDYITKPFKNEEILVTIAKALELRHLLDENRRLRQDLAQKYRFENIVGNSRAMQEIFALVEKVAQTRVTVLITGESGTGKELIARAIHQRSPRSQRPFISVNCGALTETLLESELFGHEKGAFTHAVALRKGRFELADGGTLFLDEVTEMSPALQVKLLRVLQEMEFERVGGSRTLRVDVRLVAASNRDLKAEVDEGNFREDLFYRLNVVHLEIPPLRQRPEDIPLLVTHFIQKYTQENAQGEVRVDPETMRILTRHSWPGNVRELENVIERAVILRSGDVITPADLPPNLATTRPESEFDIDRLVPLNTPLPEALERIEELMIRRALEHSGQVQVRAAELLGITKSLLQYKLKKYHLNV
- a CDS encoding DNA adenine methylase yields the protein MEDKNNKLIRPRNRKRRIVFGWYGGKFNHLDWLLPLLPKCHHYCEPFGGSAAVLLNREPSPVETYNDIDGEVVNFFRILRDKKDELIQAIALTPFSREEFFFAINCDVGSLSEVERARRFFVRARQARTGLAQTATLGRWANCKNTSRAGMSGVVSRWLGSVEDLPDIALRLLRVQIENRPAIELIKLYDGAGTLFYCDPPYVHDTRGDSKAYGFEMDELEHRQLATVLVNCKGKVAVSGYRCDILDKLYEGWRRFDAPPKHCHSIKKLRQEALWMNY
- the thrC gene encoding threonine synthase, which translates into the protein MELKDFPEDLQPYLIPTPKGEMVYRCLECGAEYGIDELLYTCPRCQGLFLLEDKAADRLWQLPGSFWRRLFNYRKMLNIAAVKGIFLYHELIAPVMPPEDIIYLGEGHTPQVAANSRLQNEIGMAFYYKNDGQNPSASFKDRGMAAALSYLNYLIRTRNLEGVLAICASTGDTSAAAALYASYLGDKLASAVLLPQGKVTPQQLSQPLGSGTRVFEIPGVFDDCMRVVEALSERYHVALLNSKNSWRIRGQESYAYEIAQWYDFHLKKKVIVIPIGNAGNITAVLEGLLRFHDLGIIDTLPRVLGVQSHHADPVFRYYQEQNPTKRIFVPVTVKASVAQAAMIGRPVSMPRVIHRVEEYLRRAGEGSFAVVQVTEQEIMDSMLLANRNGHIACTQGGESLAGLRAALRAGLVNRDEEAVLDATAHALKFSSFQQMYFDNSFPPEFEVVPKPEYQNHPQLLTPQVNLASGRPASPAAQQTFTQDLVKQLAAILALKSRDED